Proteins from one Patescibacteria group bacterium genomic window:
- a CDS encoding NUDIX hydrolase, which produces MKKYTYQQNKKYYNSLDKKRISVGTLFFDSQDKLLLVKPTYKDHWVLVGGTVDKNESPLTAAIRETKEELDLTVKNLRLISVEYKKFDIYKNEALFFLFYGGRLSTKQINKIKLPYSELLDFKFVNINSAKKLLSLTMGSKLNACSKAIKNKTIAYHENGKQLI; this is translated from the coding sequence ATGAAAAAATATACTTACCAGCAAAATAAAAAATACTATAACTCTTTGGATAAGAAGAGAATATCTGTTGGTACTTTATTTTTTGATAGCCAAGACAAACTCTTACTTGTAAAACCAACTTATAAAGATCATTGGGTTCTGGTAGGTGGCACTGTAGACAAAAATGAATCACCCCTGACCGCTGCCATTAGAGAAACAAAAGAAGAGTTAGACTTAACTGTCAAAAATTTGAGATTAATATCCGTAGAATACAAAAAATTTGATATCTACAAAAATGAAGCTTTATTTTTTCTGTTTTATGGCGGCAGGTTATCAACCAAACAAATAAACAAAATAAAACTTCCCTATAGTGAATTATTAGATTTTAAATTTGTCAATATAAATAGTGCCAAAAAATTACTCAGCCTAACAATGGGCAGTAAATTGAACGCCTGTAGTAAAGCTATAAAAAACAAAACAATTGCCTATCATGAAAATGGTAAACAGCTAATATGA
- a CDS encoding quinone-dependent dihydroorotate dehydrogenase: MIYKKIIRPILFLTPAEFAHDLALFYLSIYNKVNFLNNILFHVLGTTTPRLRQKLFGLYFRTPIGLPAGMDKNIKAPRTWSSFGFAWCQLGSITYMPQKGNPKPRLWRLKQDKGLVINYGLSNLGAKKSAEILANVKKSRGLWSISIAKSNDTPMEQAAQDYEKSFNILGKYADIITINLSCPNVKNFGGLQKPELLEPILTKITKINTHKKPIWIKIGIDLNKDELDGIISLVKKYKIDAIVATNLSKDKSQLTLKSPNQSKPGSVSGLPIQQKADKIIAYLYQNCENKFKIIGTGGIFDAQDAYTKIKAGASLLQVATGFIYGGPTTIRNINLGLDKLLAKNNFKHISQAVGIEAKNYKYE; encoded by the coding sequence ATGATTTACAAAAAAATAATCAGACCAATACTATTTTTGACCCCAGCTGAGTTTGCTCATGATTTGGCGCTTTTTTATCTGTCAATTTATAATAAAGTAAATTTTTTAAATAATATTTTATTCCATGTCTTAGGTACGACCACACCGCGTTTGAGACAAAAATTATTTGGTTTGTATTTCCGTACTCCTATAGGGCTACCAGCTGGAATGGACAAAAATATCAAGGCCCCGCGTACCTGGTCTAGTTTTGGTTTTGCTTGGTGCCAACTCGGTTCCATTACTTATATGCCCCAAAAAGGCAATCCTAAACCCAGACTATGGCGTCTAAAACAGGATAAAGGTCTAGTTATAAATTATGGCTTATCAAATTTGGGAGCCAAAAAATCAGCCGAGATTTTGGCTAATGTCAAAAAGAGTAGAGGACTATGGTCAATTAGTATTGCCAAAAGCAATGACACGCCTATGGAACAAGCAGCCCAAGATTATGAAAAATCATTTAATATCCTGGGGAAATATGCTGATATAATTACTATCAATCTGAGCTGTCCAAATGTCAAAAATTTTGGTGGCTTACAAAAGCCCGAACTCTTGGAACCAATTTTGACAAAAATCACCAAAATAAATACCCATAAAAAACCAATCTGGATAAAAATTGGCATTGACCTAAACAAAGATGAACTTGACGGAATTATAAGTCTGGTTAAAAAATATAAAATTGATGCTATAGTAGCTACTAATCTTTCCAAAGATAAAAGCCAACTTACTTTGAAATCACCAAATCAGTCCAAGCCGGGCAGCGTCTCTGGTCTTCCTATTCAGCAAAAGGCCGATAAGATAATTGCCTATCTTTACCAAAACTGCGAAAATAAATTTAAAATAATCGGCACTGGCGGGATTTTTGATGCTCAAGATGCTTATACCAAAATAAAAGCCGGCGCTTCGCTCCTGCAAGTAGCTACCGGATTTATCTACGGAGGGCCAACTACAATCCGAAATATAAATTTGGGCCTGGATAAGCTCTTGGCTAAAAATAACTTTAAACATATTTCTCAAGCCGTGGGTATAGAAGCCAAAAATTACAAATATGAATAA
- a CDS encoding glycosyltransferase family 2 protein, giving the protein MNKKYQDYYKYRALEILPGFLVWTTFIVAISLSFLAPLKAIYFIIVFDVYFVLRVLYMLIFLLMSWFKYRQAIRTDWWKFLQTTHKHWPEYYHIIFLPTAGEPFEIVDTTFDNLVNKTKYDHKKMIIVLAGEERYENQFRIIADQIIQKYSENFHKILVTIHPDNVEGEIKGKGSNLYYAGYETKKYIDDQGFDYKKLIVSTFDIDTISHPDYFAYLTHKFLAHKNPYKVSFQPMAFYHNNVWQSDIITRVVANSTTFWLLTDLARPDRLFTFSSHSMSWQALVDIGFWQNNIVTEDSRIFLQCLIKYNGDYKVEPMHIPVSMNTVYVGQIKRSLINQYKQMRRWAYGVEHFPYMVWRFRQNKMIPASKKWIYVWNQTEGIYSWATVPILVMFMGYLPLWVAEKQNLTNVLTQNAPIVLEQIMRFGMIGIFLIAIMSVIILPPMPKNFDRKISSKIFRYLLMFVQWLIFPVTMIIFGSIPAVDAQTRLMLGKYLGFWVTEKNHLDN; this is encoded by the coding sequence ATGAATAAAAAATATCAGGATTATTATAAATACCGCGCCTTAGAAATATTACCAGGCTTTTTGGTTTGGACAACTTTTATAGTTGCTATATCCCTGTCTTTTCTAGCACCGCTCAAGGCTATTTATTTTATTATTGTTTTTGATGTCTACTTTGTCTTGAGAGTCCTTTATATGCTGATATTTTTGCTGATGAGCTGGTTCAAATATCGCCAGGCAATCAGGACTGACTGGTGGAAATTTTTACAAACCACCCACAAACACTGGCCCGAGTATTATCATATTATATTTCTGCCGACAGCCGGTGAGCCTTTTGAAATAGTAGATACTACTTTTGACAACTTGGTCAACAAGACAAAATATGACCATAAAAAAATGATTATTGTCTTAGCCGGAGAAGAAAGATATGAAAACCAATTTAGAATAATTGCTGACCAAATAATCCAAAAATATTCTGAAAATTTTCACAAAATACTTGTCACTATCCACCCTGACAATGTAGAAGGGGAGATAAAAGGCAAGGGATCCAATTTATATTATGCTGGATATGAAACCAAAAAATATATTGATGATCAGGGATTTGATTATAAAAAGTTAATTGTTTCTACTTTTGACATTGATACTATTTCTCATCCGGATTATTTTGCTTATTTGACCCATAAATTTCTAGCCCACAAAAACCCTTATAAAGTCAGTTTCCAGCCTATGGCTTTTTATCACAACAACGTCTGGCAGTCTGATATTATCACTCGGGTGGTAGCCAACTCCACTACTTTTTGGTTGCTGACAGATCTAGCTCGTCCTGACAGACTTTTTACTTTTTCTTCTCACTCTATGAGCTGGCAAGCACTAGTAGATATCGGATTTTGGCAAAACAATATTGTCACGGAAGACTCGCGTATATTTTTGCAGTGCTTGATAAAATATAATGGTGACTACAAAGTAGAGCCTATGCATATACCAGTTTCTATGAATACAGTCTATGTTGGCCAGATAAAACGCAGTTTGATAAATCAATATAAACAAATGCGTCGCTGGGCCTACGGAGTAGAGCATTTTCCTTATATGGTCTGGAGGTTTAGACAAAATAAAATGATACCCGCCAGTAAAAAATGGATATATGTGTGGAATCAAACTGAAGGAATATATTCTTGGGCAACAGTACCAATCCTTGTAATGTTTATGGGCTATTTACCGCTCTGGGTAGCTGAAAAGCAAAACCTGACTAATGTCCTGACCCAAAATGCCCCAATAGTACTGGAGCAAATTATGCGTTTTGGTATGATTGGTATTTTCCTAATCGCTATTATGAGTGTTATTATATTGCCGCCCATGCCAAAAAACTTTGACAGAAAAATCAGTTCAAAAATTTTTAGATATTTACTGATGTTTGTCCAGTGGCTGATATTTCCGGTGACCATGATAATTTTTGGTTCTATCCCAGCTGTTGATGCCCAGACCAGACTGATGCTTGGCAAATATCTTGGTTTTTGGGTAACTGAAAAAAATCATCTTGATAATTAA
- a CDS encoding PDZ domain-containing protein: MIKIKQKVFIFSLSFFGLIVFAQFAKAVTVAIGPNASEIKQTYVGSFLVEDNNFQHRYWYIEPTSQERYLIKDGVSVSKLLKKIGEATHNIELDKISSDYNKAYDNRGEILIQVDEKGEAWYINPIDLKKYYLQNGKDGFATIQKLALDISTVKLNAIPITKDPEFDLNSDFDINFGMYNTVKETLKNNFFKPDKVKDLDLFYGSLKGMSDSLGDQYTTFYTPNKNTQFKERLEGQVEGIGAMVDTINGLFTIISPLEGSPAQRVGLLPDDQVLFVDGVDISGYLLEDATELIKGPAGTEVTLNVYRPSENKYFDLTITREKIQVQNVSAKMLNNNIAYIKINMFSLNTKSEFDNIKNNFIKDDTRGIIIDLRNNPGGYTDPSVNIADYFLPEGVPIFFEEFPNISYQYTSRIDKEIDIPTVILVNGGTASAAEIFSSALQENGRAQLVGQLTFGKGTGQSLQNFADGSALKYTIFEWLTAKRNSIEDVGITPDYIVENNPYSDLQLQKALDLLK; the protein is encoded by the coding sequence ATGATTAAAATAAAACAAAAAGTCTTTATTTTTTCACTATCTTTTTTTGGCCTAATAGTCTTTGCACAATTTGCCAAAGCCGTTACTGTTGCTATCGGTCCAAATGCCAGTGAGATAAAACAAACTTATGTCGGCAGTTTTTTGGTAGAGGACAATAATTTCCAACACCGCTATTGGTATATTGAGCCCACTAGTCAAGAAAGGTATTTAATAAAAGATGGTGTCAGTGTCTCCAAACTACTCAAAAAAATCGGCGAAGCCACTCACAACATCGAGCTAGATAAAATATCATCTGACTACAACAAGGCCTATGACAATAGAGGTGAAATACTTATTCAAGTTGATGAAAAGGGTGAAGCTTGGTATATCAATCCTATAGATTTAAAAAAATACTATTTACAAAATGGTAAAGATGGCTTTGCTACTATCCAAAAATTAGCTTTAGATATTTCGACAGTCAAACTCAATGCTATACCAATTACCAAAGATCCTGAATTTGATTTAAACTCAGACTTTGATATTAATTTTGGCATGTATAACACTGTCAAAGAAACCCTAAAAAATAATTTTTTCAAACCTGATAAAGTAAAAGATTTGGATCTTTTTTATGGCTCACTAAAAGGCATGTCCGACTCTCTGGGCGATCAATATACCACATTTTATACACCCAATAAAAATACTCAATTTAAAGAAAGACTAGAAGGCCAGGTAGAGGGTATTGGCGCTATGGTTGACACCATAAATGGCCTATTTACTATTATTAGCCCCTTAGAGGGCTCACCAGCTCAAAGAGTTGGGCTGTTGCCTGACGATCAAGTTCTATTTGTAGATGGTGTAGATATCAGTGGATACTTATTAGAAGATGCCACCGAACTTATCAAAGGTCCCGCCGGCACTGAAGTAACTCTTAATGTTTATAGACCAAGTGAAAACAAATATTTTGATTTGACTATTACCCGGGAAAAAATACAAGTTCAAAATGTGAGCGCAAAAATGTTAAACAATAATATTGCCTATATAAAGATAAATATGTTTTCGCTAAACACTAAGTCTGAATTTGACAACATCAAAAATAATTTTATCAAAGATGATACTCGTGGAATTATTATTGACTTGCGAAATAACCCAGGTGGTTACACTGACCCCTCGGTAAATATAGCCGATTACTTTTTGCCTGAAGGTGTACCAATATTTTTTGAAGAATTTCCAAATATAAGTTATCAATATACTTCACGTATAGACAAAGAAATAGATATACCAACTGTAATTTTGGTCAATGGCGGCACTGCCTCAGCGGCAGAAATATTTAGCTCCGCTTTACAGGAAAATGGCCGAGCTCAATTGGTGGGTCAGCTTACTTTTGGTAAAGGTACTGGTCAGAGTTTACAAAATTTTGCTGATGGCAGCGCCCTCAAGTACACTATCTTTGAATGGTTAACCGCCAAAAGAAACTCTATAGAAGATGTTGGCATTACTCCTGATTACATTGTAGAAAATAACCCTTATAGTGATTTACAATTGCAAAAAGCTCTGGATTTGCTAAAATAA
- the fmt gene encoding methionyl-tRNA formyltransferase encodes MLNQNNTLTSLSTKIIFWGTPEFALPSLKSVHDLGFLSLVITQPDRQTGRGKKMASSPVKEYALENNIAILEPEKLDQSFTNALKKYLPATFLVVAYGKIIPQEILDLSQLPAINIHPSMLPELRGPSPIQTAILRGFESTGLSLMQLDKKMDHGPILGQIQVKIDPNESYIELSQRLAIIGAQILSEKLPDYLAGKISPLPQDDDKATYCKMISKEDGRIDWQKSAQEIHNQVRAFYPWPSAYTKLGDLDIKILKTEVVDIALTPGEINNDLVVGTSEKSLKILELQPANKKILKAAEFVRGYFKYLSQKFS; translated from the coding sequence ATGCTCAATCAAAATAACACTTTAACTTCACTTAGTACAAAAATAATTTTTTGGGGCACGCCAGAGTTTGCGCTGCCTTCTTTAAAATCTGTTCATGATTTGGGATTTTTGTCTTTGGTCATTACTCAACCTGATCGTCAGACCGGACGTGGTAAAAAAATGGCTAGCTCCCCTGTCAAAGAATATGCTTTGGAAAACAATATAGCTATTTTGGAACCAGAAAAACTGGATCAATCTTTTACTAATGCTCTCAAGAAATATTTGCCGGCTACTTTTTTGGTAGTAGCTTATGGTAAAATTATTCCTCAAGAAATACTCGATTTATCTCAGTTGCCAGCTATTAATATTCATCCTTCTATGCTCCCTGAGCTACGCGGTCCTAGTCCTATTCAAACGGCTATTTTAAGAGGTTTTGAGTCCACTGGGCTATCACTTATGCAACTGGACAAAAAAATGGATCACGGGCCAATTTTAGGCCAAATTCAGGTCAAAATAGACCCTAATGAGAGCTATATTGAACTATCGCAGCGATTGGCTATCATAGGAGCTCAAATATTGTCAGAAAAATTACCAGATTATTTGGCTGGTAAAATTAGTCCCCTACCTCAGGATGACGATAAAGCAACATATTGTAAAATGATTAGCAAAGAAGACGGGCGTATTGACTGGCAAAAATCTGCTCAAGAAATTCATAATCAAGTCAGAGCATTTTATCCTTGGCCGTCAGCTTATACCAAGCTGGGAGATTTGGATATCAAAATACTAAAAACAGAAGTAGTAGATATTGCTTTGACACCTGGTGAAATAAATAATGATTTGGTAGTTGGTACAAGTGAAAAATCATTGAAAATTTTGGAACTACAGCCAGCTAATAAAAAGATACTAAAAGCCGCAGAGTTTGTCCGCGGCTACTTTAAATATTTGTCTCAAAAATTTAGTTAG
- the def gene encoding peptide deformylase translates to MLNIAKYPDSILRKRAKEISEFNDDLKKLAEQMSEAMYQDDGIGLAGPQVSKSLRIIVLGLGQGKYKSYINPEITYRSRDKASSEEGCLSLPQIFGFVSRPKKIHVKYQDLDGNVVKEKVKGMDAVVIQHEVDHLDGILFIDRASKITKGQEILDDLKKKIDAQSK, encoded by the coding sequence ATGCTAAATATTGCTAAATATCCAGATTCAATTTTACGTAAAAGAGCTAAGGAAATTAGTGAATTTAATGATGATCTGAAAAAATTGGCTGAGCAAATGTCTGAAGCTATGTATCAAGACGATGGTATTGGCCTAGCTGGTCCGCAGGTGTCTAAAAGCCTAAGAATAATTGTATTGGGTCTTGGTCAAGGAAAATATAAGTCTTATATAAATCCTGAAATCACCTATCGCTCTAGAGATAAGGCTAGTAGTGAAGAGGGCTGTTTGTCGCTGCCTCAAATATTTGGCTTTGTATCTCGTCCTAAAAAAATTCATGTAAAATATCAAGACCTAGATGGTAATGTTGTCAAAGAAAAAGTAAAAGGTATGGATGCGGTAGTCATACAGCACGAGGTAGATCACTTGGACGGAATATTATTTATTGATCGGGCTAGTAAAATTACCAAAGGTCAGGAAATATTAGATGATCTAAAAAAGAAAATTGATGCTCAATCAAAATAA